Proteins found in one Atribacterota bacterium genomic segment:
- a CDS encoding NAD(+)/NADH kinase gives MGIKKIGLIVNTKKDNGLGITQKLIKYLQEKNVEIFVSKQISEKLSDLKYLNTLKSPYKNIDMVFSLGGDGTLLSVARMVSTKGIPICGINLGGLGFLTQIGVHELNEYLELILEGSFQTEDRMMLSGYILRNDQRIKPFYCLNDIVVAKKLFARLIHVETFINEEYVIHYSADGLIISTSTGSTAYSLSAGGPIVYPSIKTIVITPICPHTLSARSLVINHKDILKIIVLSKGKDVMLTVDGQQGIDLEENDIIKIHESEYKTKLVTFPEKNFYGVLRKKLKWSGRVTS, from the coding sequence ATGGGAATAAAAAAAATTGGATTAATAGTTAATACGAAAAAAGATAATGGTTTAGGAATAACCCAAAAATTAATAAAATACCTACAAGAAAAAAATGTTGAAATATTTGTTTCAAAACAAATCAGTGAAAAATTGAGTGATTTAAAATATTTGAATACCCTTAAATCACCATACAAGAATATTGATATGGTTTTTTCTTTGGGAGGAGATGGAACACTATTAAGTGTTGCCCGCATGGTATCAACAAAAGGCATACCTATTTGTGGAATTAATTTAGGTGGATTAGGTTTTTTAACCCAAATAGGAGTACATGAATTAAACGAATATTTAGAGCTTATCCTGGAAGGGTCTTTCCAAACTGAAGATAGAATGATGCTGTCAGGCTATATACTGAGAAATGATCAAAGGATAAAGCCATTCTATTGCCTTAATGATATTGTAGTAGCAAAAAAATTGTTTGCAAGATTGATACATGTAGAAACATTCATTAATGAAGAATATGTAATCCACTATTCAGCAGATGGATTGATTATATCAACATCAACTGGTTCCACAGCGTATTCTTTATCTGCAGGTGGGCCTATTGTTTACCCAAGTATTAAAACAATTGTTATTACCCCTATTTGCCCCCATACTCTTTCAGCAAGATCTTTGGTTATTAACCATAAGGATATTTTAAAGATTATTGTATTATCAAAAGGCAAGGATGTAATGTTGACAGTTGATGGACAGCAAGGCATTGATTTAGAAGAAAATGATATTATAAAGATTCATGAATCTGAGTATAAAACTAAATTGGTTACATTTCCGGAAAAAAA
- a CDS encoding HK97 gp10 family phage protein, which translates to MFLLGNKHNIFLIAIITLSGGLLFLVLYIKIRNYFNHQKAIQRSISSKKAEKKAEKWLKKNGFKIIEKQQSRPLIIKTGKTSHRYLIRTDFLVKKGGHKYVVEVKSGRKNSKVTNRETRRQLLEYFLAYQTYGIILFDMERNLFSEVKFLLPYFHSKWIENAIYFILGALSVMLGLYFLN; encoded by the coding sequence TTGTTTTTATTAGGCAACAAACATAACATATTTTTAATAGCCATTATTACGTTATCTGGTGGGCTTTTATTTCTTGTTTTGTATATAAAAATAAGGAATTATTTTAATCATCAGAAAGCCATACAAAGATCAATTAGTAGTAAAAAAGCTGAAAAAAAAGCTGAAAAATGGTTAAAAAAAAATGGATTTAAGATTATTGAAAAACAACAGAGCAGACCATTAATTATAAAAACCGGTAAAACCAGCCATCGGTACCTGATTAGAACTGATTTTTTGGTTAAGAAGGGTGGCCATAAATATGTTGTCGAGGTTAAGAGTGGTCGTAAGAACAGTAAAGTTACCAATAGAGAGACAAGAAGGCAGTTACTTGAATACTTTCTGGCATACCAGACATATGGAATAATACTTTTTGATATGGAAAGAAATTTATTTTCAGAAGTCAAATTTTTATTACCGTATTTCCATTCCAAATGGATAGAGAATGCAATATACTTCATTTTAGGTGCATTATCAGTAATGCTGGGATTGTATTTTTTAAACTAA